The nucleotide window TTGTGCAGCTCCAGGGCGGCCGTGTTCAGGATGCGCGCTCCGCTCATGCCCAGCGGATGGCCCAGGGAAATAGCGCCGCCGTTGGGGTTAATGCGCGGGTCGTTGCCTTCCAGGCCCAAGCCCCGCACGCAGGCCAGCGTCTGGGCGGCAAACGCTTCGTTGAATTCAATCAGGTCTATCTGGTCCAGCGTCAGGGCCGCTTTTTTCAGGGCCAGCTGCGACGCCGGCACCGGACCGATGCCCATGGTGCGGGGCTCCACGCCAGCTACGCCCATGGAAACCAGTCGGGCCCGGGGCGTGAGGTTGTGCTGCTTCAGGCCATCCTCAGAAGCCAGCAGCAGAGCCGCCGCGCCGTCATTCAGACCAGAGGAATTGCCGGCTGTAACCGAGCCGTTCTTACGAAACGCAGGGCGCAGCTTGGCCAGCACGTCCAGGGTCGTTTCCGATTTGATGAACTCGTCTTTAGCAAACAGCAGCGGCTCGCCCTTGCGCTGAGGAATGGGCACGCCCACGATTTCTTCGGCGAAGCGGCCCGAGTCCCGGGCCCGGCCAGCCCGCTGGTGCGACTCGTAGGCAAACTGGTCCTGGTCTTCGCGGCTGATGTGGTACTGATCCACCAGGTTTTCGGCCG belongs to Hymenobacter cellulosilyticus and includes:
- the pcaF gene encoding 3-oxoadipyl-CoA thiolase, with the translated sequence MKQAYLVDGIRTPIGNFGGSLSSIRPDDMAALVIQELLKRNPGVDPASIADVILGCANQAGEDNRNVARMALLLAGLPTSVPGETVNRLCASGLSASIAAARAIQSGDGDLFISGGVESMTRAPYVMSKPSKAFGTDSKMYDSSFGWRFVNEKLEAMYGIDVMGETAENLVDQYHISREDQDQFAYESHQRAGRARDSGRFAEEIVGVPIPQRKGEPLLFAKDEFIKSETTLDVLAKLRPAFRKNGSVTAGNSSGLNDGAAALLLASEDGLKQHNLTPRARLVSMGVAGVEPRTMGIGPVPASQLALKKAALTLDQIDLIEFNEAFAAQTLACVRGLGLEGNDPRINPNGGAISLGHPLGMSGARILNTAALELHKQNKRYALVTMCVGVGQGYAAIIEKV